Genomic window (Xenopus laevis strain J_2021 chromosome 3S, Xenopus_laevis_v10.1, whole genome shotgun sequence):
cctctgcttatactcggatcggcttatactcaagtatatacaatATGTCCCTACACCATTACGTAGTGTTACAGAAAAGTCATACTTTAGCCAGACCTTGCTAACCCCTCTCCATGTTGATCCAAAAGATACATGGGCTCATTTatctacactgggcaaatttgctcatgggcagttacctatagcaaccaatcagggattagctttttgaagccagctgccaGTAGAAcattgaatgcagcaatctgattggttgccatgggatactgcccatgggcaaatttgcccagtgttgataaatgacccccacattgtctaaagcaaatgaaaaggtttattctagggatgcactgaatccaggattcggttcgggattcggccattttcagcaggattcggccgaatacttgtctggccgaacccaatccgaatcctaaattgcatatgcaaattaggggtgaggagggaaatcgcgtgactttttgtcacatatcaagtaactaaaaaatgttttccccttcccacccctaggatttggttcggtaggattcgggggttcggccgaatccaaaatagtggattcggtgcatccctagtttattcacctttaaaattacCTTATTGGTAATATGTAGATCATTGCTTTGAGACAATTGGCTATTGGTTTTCTTTTAtggctttagttttttttgtttttgttttttattagcttattcagcaacctggttgctagggtccaaatgcattgatttgaatgagagactggaatatgactaaaACGATTAGCAATAAAAGTTGCAAGAATAATAAAATCGTAGCCTGGTTGTTTTAGATGGGGAGGtcatataaacaatattaaatctggaaacagtcagaaaaaggcaaaaaaaaactaagaaaaaaaaattaaggtcaCATTAAGAATGAACCATTCCATAAcataaaagttaacgcaaaggtgcaCCACCCCATTAATAGCAAAGCTTAACAGGTAAAGGCACATAATTTGCTTGCCACTACCCTCCCAGGCACAGCATAAATACCCCTGACCTTAATCACAGTGCACcaccatgcagattctggccacaGGATTTCACaggcaccagggccggaactaggggtaggcagaagaggcagctgcctagggcgcaacgattagggggcgctgggcagctacctcttctgcctacccctagactggacTCACCTGGAACTTCGCGTATGCAATACGCCCCAAACGTTCCTGCACATGCGCACCCGCACCgttcctgcgcatgcgcacccgcGCCGTTCCTGCGCACCAGCGCGTGTGACGGAGGAAGAGAGGGGTCGAGCTGACAGCTGGgctgccttgggcgcccggcttgcctggcccgcctctgacaggcaccatcttctttatTCAGTCTTTTTtggaagtttcggcgcatgcgcagttggagtgaatttccggtcccgaaccactgcgcatgcacagttgtccgGACCAGAAAttcactccaactgcgcatgtgccgaaaattATGTTAACACACGAGGCGAGTGTCTGCACAGAGGGGCGAGTAAAAAATTAGAGGCATTTACCCAGGTAGGCTTctcccaggggcgatcctggcccctccgccgacTGAGGCAGCAacagaaatttgctcttaaagtaccagaagcagcatttttgctgcccccggtacctagtggggtgctgccgcctgaggcgacagcctcaacacGCCTCATTGGCGAAACACCCCTGGCTTCTCCTTTTAAGGACATTGGTGGCTACAAAAGGAATACAACTACGAGAAGCAAGTTACTTCCTTGCATGGCACCATTAGTTCAACTTCATAAAAAATATGCCGACCAAAAGCTCTATGGGTAgtgacctccatccttttgtctcctttacTATAAGCATAATAtagtattgtaactatactttataattatttgtattgtattatactcatttatatttattgtaatgaCCCAGTTTCTTATACAGGTAGGGgggatcagttattcagaaactcATCCTCACACCCATTACTTAGTGTCCAACAAATGGGCTGAGTTTCTACAATGTCAAATATCCAATTCAGATTTGGTGAAGTCTAtttgtaattacaataaattCATTATGGCGGggagttggaggatacaacattttaaatgttctAAAGGTATCTTTTCTAGTCCTGTATCATACTGTCCCAAGTGTGACGAGTATAATGTGTCCCTTTTTCACTAACTATGGACTTGTCCaaagatcagtatattttggaaggaagttaccagttttctaaacattaatctgaaaataaaaattaaattatctccaggttttgctttgttgcttctaGATGATATTAGGCTCTCTTCAAATTTTAATACAGAATTTAAgtcccaagaaaataaaatattgacaattttatttttggctgcctccagaaaggctttatttaactgttggctacaaaatgagtctccctcattgacagacacaatggcttatatgaaccagcttagttggcaggaagctttattagtaaaaactaaaggaaataacTCCGAAGAATCATTTAGAcgtatatggtctccttactttgagttctgtgactccaataccagaagtcaaatatctgtttcttcaattgtaaaatgttcaggggggggggggggggggggggttatctgacattcccaagacaatgtgctttttctttcttccttttcttttaagaatgtctatgcgtccacaggcttagttagtgatagttcttgttagtttctatattttacatattacttcattgtaaattatacattctgtataatatgtcattgtattaatcttcttattctgcatactatttgtttcatattgatttttatggtttattgtgaaaaccaaataaaaatttcaaacccaaaaaaagaaaaaaaaaaagaaactcatcCATATAGCTccgatttacagaaaggccatcgccaatagactccataataaaaaataaaaaaaattatttactttttctctgtaacagtagcttgtacttgatccaaaccatgATATAattcttattggcagcaaaaccagcctattgagtttaatgtttacatgattttctagttgacttcagatatgaagatccagattacagagagatcattctggataaagggttccatacttgtactaatttgttgttctgctgtacagtgctttgccctcaaggagcactatacaaataaaaatatatatttgcatcagAAAATATTTAAACCTAGTTATGCCAGtgatgctttaaaaataaatttaaaaaaaaaaaaaaaaaaaattacagcacACAGACCtcgatttaaaaaataatatttatttggttTGTTGGTAAAAAGGTTGAGCTAAAAGTGGTGAGAAGGAGACATCCTAAAATCATTGTGGACCTAGCCTGCAGGGCAACTGGAACATCAGTTGGTCAGTGCTAAGAGTCCCTTCAGACTTGGCAGCTGCCAGAAAtcattacattttggaaaaaagattTTACCTGACTTGCCAAAGTATATTTTAGTTACAAGCCACTATCTCTACATCCCCATTATGTACTTGTCCCACTCATGTGCAATTCAGGCACAATGGTATGTATGTGCAGTCTCAGTAGGTGCCTCACTTCTTTCAAAAACGATCAGATGAAACCAACTGGTGGCAACTACATGACAAATATGCTCTTTTCTTTGAGATGCTGGAACTGTCCTGCTGGGCTGCAAGCACAGAAGTCACATTATGTGCACACATGGTGCACCCAACACCCTGCAAgttagtagcagcagcagcagcagatgtACCAGATAAACCATTTAAAGTGGGATGAGTTACAAGCACCTGACCTCAAGCGAGCCAGCACTGGAAGTGTTAACAGATGCAAGCTTTGCAGCCAAGCCCACAGAGTTCACCAGTAGGGTCCCTATAGGTAGCCTTTGCCTTTCCTCTCTTTGTGCAAGGAGTAATTCTCGCCATCATTGTTGTCCCAATACTCCTCCCCTGCACACCAGTAGCAGATACAGAACTCTGCCTGCTCCGTACCAACTGGAAGGGGCAATCGGAAAGAAAAAGAGTCTGTgtcccctcccccacgggggtcACGCAGGTAAGTGCATGGAATATTATAGTGATTGCGCCATCCATTACAGCTTACACGCAAAGTGACACGCTTTTCATAGCCAATGTTACGCACCCTCACGGTACCCGCCACACATGCCCCCTGCACAGCACATTGCTCCAAGCACACCATCTTTTGTTCAAGCTTTTCTCTGTAGCGGCTGTAGCGCTGGGTGGGTGGGCTGAAGTCTAGGGTATAAGTAGGGCTGGAGAGAGGGCGCAGGGCTCGCAGGGAAGCCAGGGCGAGTACCAGCGGTTCTTCATCAAAGAAGGCACGTGTGAAGTGTCGCACAGATGTGAGCGCCAGTCCGAGGGCATCAGCAAAAACGACATTCTTCTTGCGTGGGTCAGGGGGGCGACGGGTGGGAACCAAGCAAGGGCGGAGGGAGCCAGAGGCCGAGCAATGGAACTGGGGCTGTGGTGGGGGGCTGAGGCAGACACAGACAGAAAAGTCTCCAGGCATCTTCAGGGGAGAGAAGGGGAATGtctaaaaaggaaaagaaaataaagtcaCAATAAAAGTACAGAAAATATAGAGACCAGCTTGTATGGATAGGATGCCAGTTAGATCTGCCTTTTTGAGCCATCATGCAGGTGGCCAAATATGGCAGATCCAATGGTCAGTTAACAACTGGATCATCCAGTGAGAATATAGGACCTGTTGGGTGAGGACCATGTCAACATGCAGATTCAGGTCACACCAAACTTCATTTGCAAACTGGCCAGATACTAGACAGGCAGCACTGTACATATAAGTTGCTGACATGGGTCTGGAGTTACCAGATCAGCAGCTTTTACCAGCTGTGTATGGTCAGCACAACCGCAACTATGGAGGTAGGGGGTAAAAGGTGCAATTGAGCTAGATGGCAACTTATAACTGAGCAATGCTCGATTGGCTAGGGCAACAGCAAATAGGCAAGTTGTGCTATTGGAGTTAGATATATAAGAAGTGCATTCAAGAAGATTGTGGGGAGACAAGCCTTAGTTACTTCCTGCCAGA
Coding sequences:
- the ppp1r3c.2.S gene encoding protein phosphatase 1 regulatory subunit 3C gene 2 S homeolog, whose translation is MVICSAASRGPREYVQFLVKKTFPFSPLKMPGDFSVCVCLSPPPQPQFHCSASGSLRPCLVPTRRPPDPRKKNVVFADALGLALTSVRHFTRAFFDEEPLVLALASLRALRPLSSPTYTLDFSPPTQRYSRYREKLEQKMVCLEQCAVQGACVAGTVRVRNIGYEKRVTLRVSCNGWRNHYNIPCTYLRDPRGGGDTDSFSFRLPLPVGTEQAEFCICYWCAGEEYWDNNDGENYSLHKERKGKGYL